A portion of the Bombus affinis isolate iyBomAffi1 unplaced genomic scaffold, iyBomAffi1.2 ctg00000092.1, whole genome shotgun sequence genome contains these proteins:
- the LOC126927383 gene encoding G-patch domain and KOW motifs-containing protein-like → MAEEGKKISFGFLKSIKKPVLKNAIPQEKKKVDYIECLDEKGIKVIGEEEKKDEPLIIPLLGSKTWHDRIVNKIDADIFLPKADKEKVGDASVNEAKSKLSNGKTSPIISIKKEPVEDSENKVVTLEEQATKEIIEELKSKNKYEIKTNDLTLPLVEDESLRGKEQSTLEDYEKIPIDAFGVAMLRGMGWQPGKGIG, encoded by the exons atggcagaagaaggaaagaaaatttccttcggttttttgaaatctattaagaaacctgtgttaaaaaatgctattccacaagaaaaaaagaaagtcgattacattgaatgccttgatgaaaaaggtattaaagtaatagg tgaggaagaaaaaaaagatgaacctctaattattccgttactaggttcaaaaacctggcatgatagaattgttaataaaatagatgcagacattttccttccgaaggcagataaggaaaaggtaggagacgctagtgttaacgaggcaaaatcaaagctatctaatggaaaaacatcgccaataatatcaataaagaaagagccagttgaagatagtgaaaataaagttgttactttagaagagcaagcgacgaaagaaatcattgaggaacttaagtcaaagaataaatatgaaattaaaacaaatgatttaactttacctttagtagaagatgaatcattaagaggcaaagaacag tctacgttagaagattatgaaaaaattcctattgatgcttttggtgtagctatgttacggggaatgggatggcaaccaggaaagggaattggttga